A portion of the Myxococcales bacterium genome contains these proteins:
- a CDS encoding serine/threonine protein kinase yields the protein MPEAHADMMVNPNVRLAAPLGEGGMGSVWVADHLALRTRVVVKFISASLKDDPEARQRFSREAAAAAQVKSPHVVQTFDHGITDEGIPYIVMELLEGRDLGALIKERGRLEPTFVAELLTQLARGLDRAHERGIVHRDIKPENVFICDQGRGEIFVKLLDFGIAKGVDVQRLDGSTKTGSVMGSPFYMSPEQIMSTRDVDHRSDLWSVGVLVYEALTASKPFDAETMGSLAVKIHTEPLPMPRALVPELPAKVDAWFTRACARKPEHRFASTQEMASAFSSAIASGSLASSGATALDQTLPALPAGAISVAPSPTRRPTRTNRIALAGLVLAVGLGVGFVGLRLASRSSTPAGVQPRPEGLAEAPTDPVKVVVTAKESASSPATLAPNSSDPSVKPTAAPSPPPLPAASPSPPRRVTKTEGKPTGPIAPPASPAPKASGHDIF from the coding sequence GTGCCTGAGGCCCACGCCGACATGATGGTCAACCCCAATGTGCGCCTCGCCGCGCCGCTTGGAGAGGGCGGCATGGGCAGCGTGTGGGTCGCCGACCACCTGGCGCTCAGAACTCGCGTCGTCGTCAAGTTCATCTCCGCCTCGCTCAAGGACGATCCCGAGGCGCGACAGCGCTTCTCTCGGGAAGCAGCGGCCGCGGCGCAGGTCAAGAGCCCTCATGTCGTGCAGACCTTCGATCACGGGATCACCGACGAGGGCATCCCGTACATCGTCATGGAGCTGCTCGAAGGGCGAGACCTCGGCGCGCTCATCAAGGAACGCGGACGGCTGGAGCCGACCTTTGTGGCCGAGCTCCTGACGCAGCTCGCGCGAGGCCTCGACCGGGCTCATGAGCGCGGCATCGTGCACCGCGACATCAAGCCAGAGAACGTCTTCATCTGCGATCAAGGACGGGGCGAGATCTTCGTCAAGTTGCTCGATTTTGGCATCGCCAAGGGTGTGGATGTCCAACGACTCGACGGGAGCACCAAGACCGGCTCGGTCATGGGTTCGCCCTTCTACATGAGCCCCGAACAGATCATGAGCACGCGCGACGTGGACCACCGGAGCGATCTCTGGTCCGTCGGCGTGCTCGTCTACGAGGCGCTTACGGCCTCGAAGCCCTTCGACGCGGAGACGATGGGGAGTCTCGCCGTCAAGATCCACACGGAGCCGCTGCCAATGCCCCGCGCGCTCGTTCCTGAACTGCCGGCGAAGGTCGACGCGTGGTTCACCCGTGCCTGCGCACGGAAGCCCGAGCATCGGTTCGCCTCGACGCAAGAGATGGCCTCGGCGTTCTCGTCGGCCATCGCCTCCGGCTCACTCGCGAGCAGCGGGGCGACGGCGCTCGACCAAACATTGCCGGCGCTTCCCGCGGGAGCGATCTCCGTCGCGCCGTCGCCTACGCGCAGGCCGACACGAACGAACCGCATCGCGCTGGCCGGCCTCGTCCTGGCCGTGGGACTTGGCGTCGGGTTTGTTGGACTTCGTCTCGCGTCTAGAAGCTCCACGCCGGCAGGAGTGCAGCCGCGGCCCGAAGGGTTGGCGGAAGCTCCGACCGACCCCGTGAAGGTCGTCGTCACCGCCAAAGAGAGCGCGAGTTCACCGGCGACCCTCGCACCGAACTCTAGCGACCCTTCGGTGAAGCCCACCGCGGCACCAAGCCCGCCGCCGCTCCCCGCGGCATCACCGTCGCCGCCGAGGCGGGTGACCAAGACGGAAGGCAAGCCGACGGGGCCCATCGCTCCGCCGGCGTCCCCTGCGCCAAAGGCCTCAGGTCATGACATTTTCTAA
- a CDS encoding ferritin-like domain-containing protein, producing MRHHTALQRIIRQITLASLAGAPLAVACGGTTGADGAGPTGGDSGASVDGGGDGAVRTDAATDGGINPQGFDKTVCNGPNYESVSGLTPAAPLDYVELRQAWVNVGSDAGSPPTTVGKDGVACASATNKSKCAADLAALPSSEGWVRPSDGNAPQAVRYLVFTRGDSVGLVKTLDELATFLAPVDTAKDAALLVSERGYSFVCPSENAKQTPSGVELIARSGGTCGAGAHLDEHRIVVSATGVVTVAESKLIANGDPGCAIGRRPAGLLSPSEPCADDECEAGAFFAAAARLEAASIPAFEQLARDLAWHDAPSDLIEEALRARADEVRHARATRELARGFGASVEAPVVVIGAPRSLLAMALENAVEGCVRETFGALVASLQAERARDADVRETLSRIAEDETRHAALSWDVARWLESQLDADDLLAVAAAREAAKRELFESFATEAPETVQHVAGMPGRALSERAFEQLFAALAA from the coding sequence ATGCGTCATCACACGGCCCTGCAGCGAATCATTCGTCAGATCACCTTGGCCAGCCTTGCGGGGGCTCCGCTGGCCGTCGCGTGTGGCGGGACAACGGGCGCCGACGGCGCTGGACCGACCGGCGGCGATAGCGGTGCGAGCGTTGACGGCGGTGGTGACGGCGCGGTTAGGACGGATGCCGCCACCGACGGTGGCATCAACCCCCAGGGCTTCGACAAGACCGTGTGCAACGGCCCCAACTACGAGAGCGTCTCCGGACTCACCCCCGCGGCGCCGCTCGACTACGTCGAGCTTCGTCAGGCGTGGGTCAACGTTGGAAGCGACGCCGGTTCGCCCCCCACGACGGTCGGAAAGGACGGCGTGGCCTGCGCATCCGCGACGAACAAGTCGAAGTGCGCCGCCGACCTCGCGGCCCTCCCCTCCAGCGAGGGATGGGTGAGGCCATCGGACGGCAACGCGCCGCAGGCGGTCCGCTACCTCGTGTTCACCCGTGGCGACAGCGTGGGTCTCGTCAAGACGCTCGACGAGCTCGCCACGTTCCTCGCTCCTGTCGATACGGCCAAGGACGCGGCGCTCCTGGTCAGCGAGCGAGGCTATTCGTTCGTCTGCCCTTCAGAGAACGCCAAGCAGACGCCGTCCGGCGTGGAGCTCATCGCGCGCTCCGGCGGCACGTGCGGCGCAGGCGCTCATCTCGACGAGCATCGCATCGTTGTCTCCGCGACGGGCGTCGTGACCGTGGCCGAGAGCAAGCTGATCGCCAACGGCGACCCGGGCTGCGCCATTGGTCGAAGGCCCGCCGGGCTCTTGTCGCCTTCCGAGCCCTGCGCCGACGACGAATGCGAGGCAGGCGCGTTCTTCGCCGCCGCGGCGCGCCTTGAGGCAGCTTCGATTCCCGCGTTCGAGCAGCTCGCCCGTGACCTCGCGTGGCACGACGCCCCCTCGGACCTCATCGAGGAGGCCCTTCGCGCCCGCGCCGACGAGGTTCGCCATGCTCGCGCGACGCGAGAGCTCGCCCGGGGCTTTGGGGCGTCTGTGGAGGCCCCCGTCGTCGTCATCGGCGCGCCTCGCTCGCTCCTCGCTATGGCGCTGGAAAACGCGGTGGAAGGATGCGTGCGTGAGACGTTCGGAGCCCTTGTGGCTTCCCTGCAGGCAGAGCGCGCCCGAGACGCCGACGTCCGCGAGACACTCTCGCGCATCGCCGAAGACGAGACGCGGCACGCGGCGCTGTCTTGGGACGTCGCGCGCTGGCTTGAATCGCAGCTCGATGCGGACGATCTGCTCGCGGTGGCCGCGGCTCGCGAGGCGGCCAAACGCGAGCTCTTCGAGTCCTTTGCGACCGAGGCACCAGAAACCGTCCAACACGTCGCAGGCATGCCTGGGCGCGCTCTCTCCGAGCGCGCGTTCGAGCAGCTCTTCGCCGCACTGGCCGCGTAG
- a CDS encoding DUF1566 domain-containing protein translates to MERSERLRRRRQGGWRRATLALAFVATLPLGCRGIVGLDDFRKVECPGAVCAEPFDGSVPSEDASVDASLDARVDAPPGAAPVSWARWKMPNYGDSGLPNPPSLSPVTGGVVDAVTGLVWQQAPLDPLSQPNAESTCRAQPGGPWRLPKRIELISLLDYGPAADGGRRKVFIDSVAFPNVKNVRVWSSSEVRPFTGGSEQAYWVVNFETGAAETLPQSSEARALCVKDK, encoded by the coding sequence ATGGAACGTTCTGAGCGTCTGCGCCGACGACGGCAAGGCGGGTGGCGACGCGCGACACTGGCGCTGGCCTTCGTCGCCACGCTGCCGCTTGGATGCCGAGGGATCGTCGGCCTCGACGACTTCCGTAAGGTCGAGTGTCCAGGGGCAGTCTGCGCCGAGCCATTCGACGGGTCGGTGCCTTCAGAAGACGCGTCCGTCGACGCCTCCCTAGACGCCCGGGTCGATGCGCCCCCCGGCGCCGCGCCCGTCTCGTGGGCGCGCTGGAAGATGCCCAACTACGGCGACAGCGGCTTGCCGAACCCACCGAGCTTGAGTCCGGTGACGGGCGGTGTCGTCGACGCGGTCACAGGACTAGTTTGGCAGCAAGCGCCCCTCGATCCGCTGTCCCAACCGAACGCCGAGAGCACCTGCCGCGCGCAGCCTGGCGGACCTTGGCGACTTCCGAAGCGCATCGAGCTGATCTCACTGCTCGACTACGGCCCGGCCGCGGATGGAGGTCGCCGCAAGGTGTTCATCGATAGCGTCGCGTTTCCGAACGTAAAGAACGTTCGCGTCTGGTCGAGTTCGGAGGTGCGTCCCTTCACGGGCGGGAGCGAGCAGGCCTATTGGGTCGTCAACTTCGAAACGGGCGCCGCGGAAACGCTTCCACAAAGCTCGGAGGCACGCGCGCTGTGCGTGAAAGACAAGTGA
- a CDS encoding DUF1566 domain-containing protein encodes MITLPAFADAPKDQYELFDREARTIKDTFTRLEWERRLSSIPLGHSISESRCNAFFAGGRLPTVKELLTILDEEPHQEYESGAVVPKMLDALAFPDAPIGKPYWTSTPADASSMWGVNFSTGEMVKVLAIDTALSRCVR; translated from the coding sequence TTGATCACGTTGCCTGCGTTCGCCGATGCGCCGAAGGATCAGTACGAGCTCTTTGACCGCGAGGCGCGCACCATCAAGGACACGTTCACGCGTCTCGAGTGGGAGCGACGACTGTCCTCCATACCTCTGGGCCACAGCATCTCTGAGAGTCGATGCAACGCCTTCTTCGCCGGTGGACGCTTGCCGACGGTGAAGGAGCTCCTGACGATCCTCGACGAAGAGCCCCACCAGGAATATGAGTCGGGTGCGGTCGTGCCCAAGATGCTCGACGCCCTCGCCTTCCCTGACGCGCCTATTGGCAAGCCCTACTGGACGAGCACCCCAGCCGACGCCAGCAGCATGTGGGGCGTGAACTTCAGCACGGGAGAAATGGTGAAGGTCCTGGCGATCGACACCGCGCTGTCCCGCTGCGTGAGGTAG